The following coding sequences are from one Oncorhynchus clarkii lewisi isolate Uvic-CL-2024 chromosome 20, UVic_Ocla_1.0, whole genome shotgun sequence window:
- the LOC139376452 gene encoding leucine zipper putative tumor suppressor 2 homolog, whose translation MALVQALSIPAECHHTPGLSGNPRPRPSAPHTPPNLPSTSNSQEAMGSVSSLIAQRPGPAHLVRHYRPVDVVPEPGVTRLHRTTLGATSRLASFDTSQDPLLSSLTPPGNRKPLMVIGSSKDSGTNGNYSYLNQDYVGDWNDNTVVHGSHGTGIDTGEAKDRQLGSLNGNVEEPPPKLVPVSGKLEKNMEKTVIRPTAFKPVVPKSHNSMQFLSPRHDRASLSDCQNNLNLLSPGSQMDTLPPCSENRNSYSGGRHTGGGSQTCSMSDSGRNSLTSLPPYGSIPCSLAPADYPPGSAHLEPTKTAHGHSNSDSGCSSSSKSTGSVSGRGQPLSDSGSSERSPAPVEGGYEGVVRDLEDKLRERNVELQQLRDNLDENEVAICQVYEEKQKRCELELEELRQSCATRMQTQSQKAQRAQQVLQLQVFQLQQEKKLLQEDFGQLLQEREKLEERCTSYEKIQLGSRLEETKWEVCQKSGEISLLKQQMKDVQGELAQRMGEIVSLRGQLRDSLGELTTSQGLLQEANTAGHTRTMELEVCQNELQRRKSEAQLLRQKVGRLEEETARLRASATNQTSLQSPAHNGGGGRQCQAFPEGEEPHLLTYESDEARAYESEALQSLRLQMDGLRAELVTERQRGEEQACSFEEEHRVWQEEKDKVIQYQKQLQQNYVGMYRRNRALERMLRKLSLELETRDELEEQDEGSGNEINFDEITATEI comes from the exons ATGGCCCTGGTTCAGGCTCTGTCCATCCCTGCTGAGTGCCACCACACCCCCGGCCTCAGCGGAAACCCTCGCCCCCGCCCCTCTGCCCCCCACACACCCCCcaacctcccctccacctccaactCCCAGGAGGCTATGGGCTCCGTCAGCAGCCTTATCGCCCAGCGCCCCGGCCCGGCCCACCTGGTGCGTCACTACCGGCCCGTTGATGTTGTCCCCGAGCCGGGCGTCACCAGGCTCCACAGAACCACGTTGGGCGCCACTTCCCGCCTGGCCTCCTTTGACACATCTCAGGATCCGCTGCTCAGTAGCCTCACTCCGCCTGGCAACAGGAAGCCTTTGATGGTGATTGGCTCCAGTAAGGACAGCGGGACCAATGGGAATTACTCGTATCTGAACCAGGACTATGTGGGAGACTGGAATGACAACACTGTGGTTCATGGTAGCCATGGGACCGGGATTGACACAGGGGAGGCCAAGGATCGGCAGCTTGGGAGCCTCAACGGGAACGTGGAAGAACCCCCTCCCAAACTGGTCCCCGTGTCAGGGAAGCTGGAGAAG aaCATGGAGAAAACAGTGATCCGGCCCACTGCCTTCAAACCCGTCGTCCCCAAGAGTCACAACTCCATGCAGTTCCTTTCCCCTCGCCACGACAGGGCCAGTCTATCAGACTGCCAGAACAACCTCAACCTGTTGTCACCTGGTAGCCAGATGGACACCTTGCCGCCCTGCTCGGAGAATCGCAACTCCTACAGCGGCGGGCGCCACACGGGCGGGGGCAGCCAGACCTGCTCCATGTCTGACTCGGGACGGAATTCCCTGACGAGCCTGCCCCCCTATGGCAGCATCCCCTGCAGCCTGGCCCCCGCAGACTACCCGCCTGGCAGTGCCCACCTGGAGCCAACGAAGACCGCACACGGGCACTCCAACTCGGACAGTGGGTGCTCCTCGTCCAGTAAGAGCACAGGCTCGGTGAGTGGACGTGGCCAGCCCCTGTCGGACAGCGGGTCGAGCGAGCGCTCGCCAGCCCCTGTGGAGGGGGGGTACGAGGGGGTAGTGAGGGACCTGGAGGATAAGCTGAGGGAGAGAAACGTGGAGCTGCAGCAGCTCCGAGACAACCTGGATGAGAACGAAGTGGCTATATGCCAG GTTTATGAGGAGAAGCAGAAGCGCTGTGAGCTGGAGCTGGAGGAGTTGCGTCAGAGCTGCGCCACGCGGATGCAGACCCAGTCCCAGAAGGCCCAGCGTGCCCAGCAGGTGCTCCAGCTGCAGGTCTTCCAGCTGCAACAGGAGAAGAAGCTGCTCCAGGAGGACTTCGGCCAGCTGCTGCAGGAGAGGGAGAAGCTGGAGGAGCGCTGTACCTCCTACGAGAAGATTCAGTTAGGGTCCAGGCTGGAGGAGACCAAGTGGGAG GTGTGTCAGAAGTCTGGGGAGATCTCCCTGCTGAAGCAGCAGATGAAAGATGTCCAGGGGGAGCTGGCTCAGCGCATGGGGGAGATCGTCTCTCTGCGTGGACAGCTTCGGGACTCCCTTGGCGAGCTCACCACCAGCCAGGGCCTGCTGCAAGAGGCCAACACTGCCGGCCACACGCGCACAATGGAACTGGAGGTGTGCCAGAATGAGCTGCAGCGCCGCAAGAGTGAGGCCCAGCTCCTCCGCCAGAAGGTGGGCCGACTGGAGGAGGAGACGGCCCGCCTCCGTGCTTCCGCCACCAATCAGACAAGCCTCCAGAGCCCCGCCCACAATGGTGGTGGAGGCAGGCAGTGCCAGGCCTTCCCAGAGGGGGAGGAGCCACACTTGTTGACCTATGAGAGCGACGAGGCCAGGGCCTATGAGAGCGAGGCCCTCCAGAGCCTCCGGCTGCAGATGGACGGTCTGAGGGCGGAGTTAGTCACAGAACGCCAGCGGGGGGAGGAGCAGGCGTGTAGCTTTGAGGAGGAGCACAGGGTCTGGCAGGAGGAAAAGGACAAGGTGATCCAGTATCAGAAGCAGCTGCAGCAGAACTACGTGGGGATGTACCGGAGGAACCGGGCGCTGGAGCGCATGCTGCGCAAGCTCAGTCTAGAACTGGAGACCCGGGACGAGCTGGAGGAGCAGGATGAAGGCAGTGGCAACGAGATCAACTTTGACGAGATCACAGCTACTGAGATCTGA